From a single Mycolicibacterium mengxianglii genomic region:
- a CDS encoding AAA-type ATPase lid domain-containing protein, whose amino-acid sequence MPDGVPDRLQRHLLPDGAQDARTGGLGAAAVPRRLLASWQRSEDYGVPLESVEPVFAGTEDLGSLFVECGNEVLADLHRTLSAEPVSLMLTDAEGVVLSRLSGDRGLLQALDDVHLAPGFAYSEREVGTNGLGLALADRVPTLVRADEHYALSLCTFTCAAVPVLDPVTGRLEGSVNFTTWSRSSSELLLALARSAASNTAALMLARSGGRRPRPTARGQVFRVEVPRLEPGSGTLHRLGDRWNAVLAGAERAMQRGHVVVAIGESGAGRATLLAQAARHVFPRDRILSAGAPAPSDVATWLGLWSPELGKAHTAVVVRDVDTLPTWVAERLRDMVFQRSAAQGAGLATVPFAMTAERFADIPAALLGLVDTVVEVPPLRERSGDVLPLAAHIARRTRGREVEISPPAARALQSYGWPGNVDQLTRVVSQAAGRSDIVDVATLPAEVLAGDTRHLSRIEAFERGEIVRVLGTGAPTMAQAAHELGMSRATLYRKVAQYGIDAPRGR is encoded by the coding sequence GTGCCCGATGGAGTGCCGGATCGGTTGCAGCGACACCTGCTTCCCGATGGTGCGCAGGATGCGCGAACCGGGGGGTTGGGCGCCGCCGCAGTACCCCGGCGACTGCTTGCCTCGTGGCAGCGCAGCGAGGACTACGGGGTGCCGCTGGAGTCGGTGGAACCGGTGTTCGCCGGTACCGAGGATCTCGGCTCGCTGTTTGTCGAATGCGGTAACGAGGTGCTCGCCGACCTGCACCGCACGCTGTCCGCTGAACCGGTCAGCCTGATGCTCACCGATGCGGAGGGAGTGGTGCTCAGCCGGCTGTCCGGCGATCGCGGCCTGCTGCAGGCACTCGACGACGTACACCTGGCTCCCGGCTTCGCCTACTCGGAGCGTGAGGTGGGCACCAATGGCCTGGGCCTGGCGTTGGCCGACCGGGTACCGACCCTGGTCCGTGCCGACGAGCATTACGCCCTGAGCTTGTGCACCTTCACCTGCGCGGCGGTGCCGGTACTGGACCCGGTCACGGGCCGCCTGGAAGGCAGCGTGAATTTCACCACCTGGTCGCGGTCGTCCAGTGAGCTGTTGTTGGCGTTGGCGCGCTCGGCGGCCAGCAACACCGCGGCTCTGATGCTCGCCAGATCCGGCGGACGACGCCCGCGGCCTACCGCGCGGGGGCAGGTGTTCCGGGTGGAAGTGCCGCGGCTGGAACCGGGTTCGGGCACGCTGCATCGGCTCGGGGACCGCTGGAACGCAGTGCTGGCCGGGGCTGAGCGCGCGATGCAACGGGGGCACGTGGTGGTGGCCATCGGGGAGTCCGGCGCGGGGCGGGCGACCCTGCTGGCGCAGGCGGCTCGTCACGTCTTTCCGCGGGACCGCATCCTGTCCGCGGGTGCGCCGGCGCCGTCGGATGTGGCCACCTGGCTGGGATTGTGGAGCCCCGAACTCGGTAAGGCGCACACCGCCGTGGTGGTTCGCGACGTCGACACCTTGCCCACCTGGGTGGCTGAACGGTTGCGGGACATGGTTTTCCAGAGATCGGCGGCCCAGGGGGCGGGTTTGGCCACCGTGCCGTTCGCGATGACCGCGGAGCGGTTCGCGGACATCCCGGCGGCGCTGCTGGGCCTGGTCGACACCGTGGTCGAGGTGCCGCCGCTGCGCGAGCGGTCCGGCGATGTCCTTCCGCTGGCCGCCCACATCGCCAGGCGTACCCGCGGGCGCGAAGTGGAGATCAGTCCGCCGGCGGCCCGTGCGCTGCAAAGCTACGGCTGGCCCGGCAACGTCGACCAACTCACCCGCGTGGTGTCCCAAGCCGCGGGGCGTTCTGACATCGTCGACGTGGCGACCTTGCCGGCTGAGGTGCTCGCCGGCGACACCCGGCACCTTTCCCGCATCGAGGCCTTCGAGCGGGGCGAGATCGTCCGGGTGCTGGGAACCGGCGCGCCGACCATGGCCCAGGCGGCCCACGAGCTGGGGATGAGCCGGGCCACGCTGTACCGCAAGGTCGCGCAGTACGGGATAGACGCACCTCGCGGGCGTTGA
- a CDS encoding adenylate/guanylate cyclase domain-containing protein: MWVLCCALPNVGIALLIVARSHGVAITRSASIEIPVLVLSAVAVLWGLRAIILVSRSIADPIRDVVDAMAEVERGDIGRTVEVYERSEIGRLQGGFNRMVAGLRERDRLRDLFSRHVGADVVTLLVQRDRSLYRDMRDVAVLFVDLAGSTQLAATRPPQEVADILNGFFQTVVAAVDQRHGFINKFQGDAALAVFGAPLHNACAAADALATARDLADRMRRLPEVDFGIGVSAGPVFAGYLGALNRFEYTVVGDPVNEAARLADRAKSLPGRVACSGAALARAEDEERHWRTETSEVLRGRADATEISVPVAR; the protein is encoded by the coding sequence ATGTGGGTGCTGTGCTGCGCGCTGCCGAACGTCGGGATCGCATTGCTGATCGTCGCCCGGTCACACGGGGTGGCCATCACCAGGTCCGCGTCGATCGAGATCCCCGTCCTGGTGCTGTCGGCGGTGGCGGTGCTGTGGGGACTGCGTGCGATCATCCTGGTGTCACGATCGATCGCCGATCCGATCCGCGATGTCGTCGACGCCATGGCCGAGGTCGAACGCGGCGACATCGGGCGCACGGTCGAGGTCTACGAGCGCTCCGAAATCGGCCGTCTGCAAGGCGGATTCAACCGGATGGTGGCCGGCCTCCGCGAACGGGACCGGCTGCGGGATCTTTTCAGCCGTCACGTCGGCGCCGACGTGGTGACGCTGTTGGTGCAGCGCGACAGGTCGCTGTACCGCGACATGCGAGACGTGGCGGTGCTCTTCGTCGACCTCGCCGGGTCGACCCAATTGGCAGCCACCCGCCCGCCGCAGGAGGTTGCCGACATCCTGAACGGCTTCTTTCAGACCGTGGTGGCAGCGGTTGATCAGCGCCACGGCTTCATCAACAAGTTCCAGGGCGACGCCGCTCTGGCGGTATTCGGCGCACCCCTGCACAACGCCTGCGCGGCCGCCGACGCCCTGGCCACCGCCCGCGACCTCGCCGACCGGATGCGCCGACTACCCGAGGTGGACTTCGGCATCGGCGTCTCCGCCGGCCCCGTGTTCGCCGGCTATCTGGGTGCGCTCAATCGCTTCGAGTACACCGTCGTCGGCGACCCGGTGAACGAAGCGGCGCGACTGGCCGACCGGGCGAAGAGCCTGCCCGGGCGGGTGGCCTGTTCGGGAGCGGCCCTGGCCCGGGCCGAGGACGAAGAAAGACATTGGCGGACAGAGACTTCGGAAGTGCTGCGCGGCCGAGCTGACGCCACTGAGATCAGCGTTCCCGTCGCGCGCTGA
- a CDS encoding amidohydrolase family protein, with translation MYRKDDTSYFIVDAHIALWDARPENQRNIHGKQFIDCFYDYHRNLSPESEVWSYEEYLYQGGERLMKDLFTDGYVDHAIFQPAALGEFYYKGFGQTDEAFELASAHPDKLTYNHNFDPRNGEAGLDQLREDAHKYGLKGVKLYTAEWHGESRGWRLDDPWAYRYFEACRELGIRNIHVHKGPTIRPLDRDAFDVADVDHVASDFTDLNFVVEHCGLPRLEDFCWIATQEPNVHAGLAVAMPFIHTRPKYFAQIMGELLYWIGEDRIQFSSDYALWTPRWLVEAFVDFQIPDELGEYPAISTAQKKKILGLNAAKMYDIPVPADLQLPAAPEPAVGPRGADNAAQNADHLVGA, from the coding sequence ATGTACCGCAAGGACGACACCAGCTATTTCATCGTCGACGCCCACATCGCCCTGTGGGACGCCCGGCCGGAGAATCAGCGCAACATCCACGGCAAGCAATTCATCGACTGCTTCTACGACTACCACCGCAACCTGTCGCCGGAATCGGAGGTCTGGAGCTACGAGGAGTACCTCTACCAGGGTGGCGAACGCCTGATGAAGGACCTGTTCACCGACGGTTACGTCGACCACGCCATCTTCCAGCCGGCAGCCCTCGGCGAGTTCTATTACAAAGGGTTCGGCCAGACCGACGAAGCCTTCGAACTGGCCAGCGCGCACCCGGACAAGTTGACCTACAACCACAATTTCGACCCCCGCAACGGCGAAGCCGGCCTGGACCAACTGCGGGAGGACGCACACAAATACGGGCTCAAAGGCGTCAAGCTCTACACCGCCGAATGGCATGGGGAGTCGCGTGGGTGGCGCCTCGACGACCCGTGGGCCTACCGCTATTTCGAAGCCTGCCGTGAACTGGGAATCCGAAACATCCACGTACACAAGGGACCCACGATCCGCCCACTGGACCGCGACGCATTCGACGTCGCCGACGTCGACCACGTCGCTTCGGACTTCACCGATCTCAACTTCGTCGTCGAACACTGCGGCCTGCCCCGGCTGGAAGACTTCTGCTGGATCGCCACCCAGGAACCCAACGTGCACGCCGGACTCGCGGTGGCCATGCCCTTCATCCACACCCGACCCAAGTACTTCGCCCAGATCATGGGTGAACTGCTGTACTGGATCGGCGAGGACCGGATCCAGTTCTCCTCCGACTACGCGCTGTGGACACCGCGCTGGCTGGTCGAGGCATTCGTCGACTTCCAGATCCCCGACGAGCTGGGCGAATACCCAGCGATCAGCACCGCGCAGAAGAAGAAGATCCTCGGGCTGAACGCCGCCAAGATGTACGACATCCCGGTGCCCGCCGACCTGCAGCTGCCCGCCGCACCCGAGCCTGCTGTCGGGCCGCGCGGCGCGGACAACGCCGCCCAGAACGCCGATCACCTGGTCGGGGCGTAG